One Halobacterium sp. DL1 DNA window includes the following coding sequences:
- a CDS encoding type 11 methyltransferase, protein MTLAETQAFYGRWARAYDWFSRLLPGLGSLRAEAADSLALTAGDTVVDLGCGTGANLGYLRERVGPEGTVVGVDLTPKMLSQAQAGVERSNWRNVHLVRGDAGRPPVDDVDGILGSFVVGLLPDPVAGVREWVDRLAPDGHVAVLEAGRSDRRFARPLNRGFEAFVAAGSPGEGEDDPAAELDRRIDDARGAMAQYARLTRDERRAGGFVRLFAGQSRS, encoded by the coding sequence GTGACTCTCGCGGAGACGCAGGCGTTCTACGGCCGCTGGGCCCGCGCGTACGACTGGTTCAGCCGGCTCCTCCCCGGCCTCGGCAGCCTCCGCGCCGAGGCCGCCGACTCACTCGCGCTGACCGCGGGCGACACGGTCGTCGACCTGGGCTGTGGCACGGGCGCGAACCTCGGCTACCTCCGCGAGCGCGTCGGTCCCGAGGGGACGGTCGTCGGCGTCGACCTCACGCCGAAGATGCTCTCGCAGGCCCAGGCGGGCGTCGAGCGGTCGAACTGGCGGAACGTCCACCTCGTCCGCGGCGACGCCGGCCGGCCGCCGGTCGACGACGTGGACGGAATACTCGGGTCGTTCGTCGTCGGCCTGCTCCCCGACCCCGTCGCCGGCGTCCGGGAGTGGGTCGACCGCCTCGCACCGGACGGCCACGTCGCCGTGCTCGAGGCCGGCCGCAGCGACCGCCGGTTCGCGCGACCGCTCAACCGCGGCTTCGAGGCGTTCGTCGCGGCCGGGTCCCCGGGCGAGGGGGAGGACGACCCCGCCGCGGAACTCGACCGCCGCATCGACGACGCGCGCGGGGCGATGGCCCAGTACGCACGGCTCACCCGCGACGAGCGACGGGCCGGCGGCTTCGTCCGCCTGTTCGCGGGTCAGTCGCGGTCGTAG